From a single Fusobacterium pseudoperiodonticum genomic region:
- a CDS encoding autotransporter outer membrane beta-barrel domain-containing protein — MKNSKKVFGLFAFLLVCGNANALSIAPQEYPGIKYDYNNVNVSLPAFSFTENLTNGGNYIRVIENSKLDIASNLDINLTSNILHSLLPSVYGEVIGFGAYGTNNGAPTINAKDVKIKVEAGAADHYNGPSGMMIHDGANYFGENIDINLITNSNHNGSEITALSYGADEANVTREYNSTMKVKDVNIKIVNNQILTSGIGDNALVGLEQLGEGNQNTNFVSTGNLNIDIDDKSNSAQYHAAAGIVIEGGSGTKMTLNNSNIKIKSKTDNDYVGGAIVLGFPDYEATTTGQGVILESKGKMVLDTTEAPDVATLNLHGHGSLFKADFENSSTEIKSGGTAIRFAGISQALNADGENTKPGRDLTISLKNAKITTSATAPYSTPLIVVEEGVKNATFNLSGSGSEAIAADQNELLLIKGNDTDVTLNIDDGAKIKGTIYRATSGEITTNITNNAVWSVPANSGSTYSSNLTLKNGGTFNLSDESHPNASGINYYEIKIFNRAEDGGKILNDNGIITMANTSYNDEVEIYGNYEGKNGAKIKMNTLWNAPGDADGANSQSDILKILGGGTSQYGFATGVTEIIPIALDGRVNIIEGNIQKVAQAVNTVPVVVADKAAAGTFVGTAQTTGAGEVQLTSKLNSNGQRVFFWTLNAIDGTNPYDDGTSKNYSLRKARTILNSSVAGYINTAKVNMDSGFTSLSTLHERRGENALDVNNKKGQAWARIIGKHSKDEGKERFNYETDIYGVQAGYDFNIKNSEDGNRYTGFYFTNTTASTDFYDRYRAQNGIIASDKYTGKVKTKDFSLGLTTTKYYNNGFYLDLVGQLSFINNKYNSRDGVSAKQRGNALALSVEGGKNYSLGSNWAIEPQAQLIYQYLNLKDFNDGVREVHHGNDSALRARLGFRTTYKKSFYSIANVWHDFSNTTEANIGSDRIKEKYSATWGEIGLGVQLPITNSAYVYSDVRYERSFTSNPKHKGYRGTVGFKYTF, encoded by the coding sequence ATGAAAAATTCAAAAAAAGTTTTTGGGCTATTTGCCTTTCTGCTAGTATGTGGTAATGCAAATGCTCTATCAATAGCACCTCAGGAATATCCTGGTATTAAATATGACTATAATAATGTCAATGTAAGTCTTCCAGCTTTTAGTTTTACAGAAAACTTAACTAATGGTGGAAACTATATAAGAGTAATAGAAAACTCTAAGTTAGACATAGCTTCTAATCTAGATATTAATCTGACAAGTAATATATTACATTCGCTTTTACCAAGTGTATATGGGGAAGTAATTGGTTTTGGTGCTTATGGAACAAATAATGGAGCACCTACTATAAATGCTAAGGATGTTAAAATAAAGGTTGAAGCTGGGGCAGCTGATCACTACAATGGACCTTCAGGAATGATGATACATGATGGAGCTAACTACTTTGGAGAAAATATAGATATAAATTTAATTACAAATAGTAATCATAATGGATCAGAGATAACAGCTCTATCTTATGGAGCAGATGAAGCTAATGTAACAAGGGAATATAATTCAACAATGAAAGTTAAAGATGTAAATATAAAAATAGTAAACAATCAAATTTTAACAAGTGGAATTGGTGACAATGCATTAGTTGGGTTAGAGCAGCTTGGAGAAGGAAATCAAAACACAAACTTTGTATCAACAGGAAATTTAAATATAGATATAGATGATAAATCAAATAGTGCTCAGTATCATGCAGCAGCTGGAATAGTTATTGAAGGTGGTAGTGGAACAAAAATGACTTTAAATAATTCAAATATTAAAATAAAGTCAAAAACAGATAATGACTATGTAGGAGGGGCTATTGTTTTAGGTTTTCCAGATTATGAAGCTACAACAACAGGACAAGGAGTGATCTTAGAATCTAAAGGAAAGATGGTTTTAGATACTACAGAAGCACCTGATGTGGCAACATTGAATTTACATGGACATGGAAGCTTATTTAAAGCAGATTTTGAAAACAGTTCAACTGAAATAAAATCAGGAGGAACGGCTATTAGATTTGCAGGAATTTCTCAAGCATTAAATGCTGATGGAGAAAATACTAAACCTGGAAGAGATCTAACTATAAGTTTAAAAAATGCTAAAATTACAACTTCAGCTACTGCTCCTTATTCTACTCCTTTAATTGTTGTTGAAGAAGGAGTTAAAAATGCAACTTTCAATTTATCAGGGTCTGGAAGTGAAGCAATAGCAGCTGACCAAAATGAATTACTTCTAATTAAAGGAAATGATACTGATGTAACTTTAAATATAGATGATGGTGCTAAAATTAAAGGAACAATCTATAGAGCTACTTCTGGTGAAATAACAACTAATATTACAAATAATGCTGTTTGGTCAGTACCTGCAAATAGTGGAAGTACTTATTCTTCTAATTTAACTCTAAAAAATGGAGGAACTTTTAATCTATCAGATGAAAGTCATCCAAATGCTAGTGGAATTAATTATTATGAGATTAAAATTTTTAATAGAGCTGAAGATGGAGGAAAAATTCTTAATGACAATGGAATAATAACTATGGCTAATACTTCATATAATGATGAAGTTGAAATCTATGGTAATTATGAGGGTAAAAATGGAGCTAAAATTAAAATGAATACATTATGGAATGCTCCAGGGGATGCTGATGGTGCAAACTCGCAATCAGATATATTGAAAATCTTAGGTGGAGGGACTTCACAATATGGTTTTGCTACTGGAGTTACAGAAATTATTCCTATAGCCCTTGATGGAAGAGTAAATATAATAGAAGGAAACATTCAAAAGGTAGCTCAAGCAGTAAATACTGTACCTGTTGTAGTTGCTGATAAAGCAGCCGCTGGAACTTTCGTAGGAACTGCTCAAACAACAGGTGCTGGAGAAGTTCAACTTACAAGTAAACTAAATAGTAATGGTCAAAGAGTTTTCTTCTGGACATTGAATGCCATAGATGGAACTAATCCTTATGATGATGGTACAAGTAAAAACTATAGCTTAAGAAAGGCTAGAACAATACTTAATTCATCAGTGGCTGGATACATAAATACAGCTAAGGTAAATATGGATTCAGGTTTCACTAGTTTATCAACTTTACATGAACGTAGAGGAGAAAATGCACTAGATGTAAATAATAAAAAAGGTCAAGCTTGGGCTCGTATAATAGGTAAGCATTCAAAAGATGAAGGAAAAGAAAGATTTAACTATGAAACAGATATATATGGAGTACAAGCAGGATATGATTTCAACATAAAAAATTCTGAAGATGGAAACAGATATACAGGATTCTATTTTACAAATACAACAGCAAGTACAGATTTCTATGATAGATATAGAGCTCAAAATGGTATCATAGCTTCTGATAAATACACAGGTAAAGTTAAGACTAAAGATTTTAGTTTAGGTCTTACAACAACAAAATACTATAATAATGGTTTCTATTTAGATTTAGTAGGACAATTATCTTTTATCAATAATAAATATAATTCAAGAGATGGAGTGTCTGCTAAACAAAGAGGAAATGCTTTAGCATTATCAGTTGAAGGTGGAAAAAATTATAGTCTAGGAAGTAATTGGGCAATTGAACCACAAGCTCAATTAATCTACCAATACTTAAATTTAAAAGATTTTAATGATGGGGTACGTGAAGTTCATCATGGAAATGATTCTGCTCTTCGTGCTAGATTAGGTTTTAGAACTACATATAAAAAGTCATTCTATTCTATAGCTAATGTATGGCATGATTTCAGTAACACAACAGAAGCAAATATAGGTTCTGATAGAATTAAAGAAAAATATTCTGCAACTTGGGGAGAAATTGGTTTAGGAGTACAACTTCCAATAACAAATAGTGCTTATGTCTACTCAGATGTAAGATATGAAAGATCGTTTACATCAAATCCTAAACATAAAGGATATCGTGGAACAGTTGGATTTAAATATACATTCTAA
- a CDS encoding HAD-IIA family hydrolase, which produces MKTYLIDLDGTMYSGNTNIDGAREFIAYLQEKGFPYIFLTNNATRTKTQAKEHMLNLGFKNIKEDDFFTSAIATAKYIAKNYSERKCFMIGESGLEEALKEENFIFVEDKADFVVVGLDRKANYTKYSEALHHILAGAKFIATNSDRLLANNGLFDLGNGATVNMLEYASGVEAIKVGKPYQTILNILLEDKNLKKEDIILLGDNLETDIKLGYEGNIETIMVCSGVHDENDIERLKVYPTKVIKNLRELIKE; this is translated from the coding sequence ATGAAAACATATCTTATAGATTTAGACGGAACTATGTACAGCGGGAATACGAATATTGATGGGGCTAGAGAATTTATAGCCTATTTACAAGAAAAAGGCTTTCCGTATATATTTTTAACAAATAATGCAACAAGAACTAAAACTCAAGCTAAGGAACATATGTTAAATTTAGGCTTTAAAAATATAAAAGAAGATGATTTCTTTACATCAGCAATAGCTACTGCTAAATATATTGCTAAAAATTATTCAGAAAGAAAATGCTTTATGATAGGTGAAAGTGGCTTAGAAGAAGCTTTAAAAGAAGAAAACTTTATTTTTGTTGAGGATAAGGCTGATTTTGTTGTTGTAGGCTTGGATAGAAAGGCAAATTACACTAAATATAGTGAAGCTTTACATCATATTTTAGCTGGTGCTAAATTCATTGCAACTAACTCAGATAGATTACTTGCAAACAATGGACTTTTCGATTTAGGTAATGGAGCAACAGTAAATATGCTTGAATATGCTTCAGGAGTTGAAGCTATTAAAGTTGGAAAACCTTATCAAACAATATTAAATATTCTTTTAGAAGATAAGAACTTAAAAAAGGAAGATATAATTTTATTAGGTGACAATTTAGAAACTGATATTAAACTTGGTTATGAAGGAAATATTGAAACTATAATGGTTTGTTCAGGTGTACATGATGAGAATGACATTGAAAGATTAAAAGTCTATCCGACTAAGGTTATTAAAAATCTAAGAGAATTAATAAAAGAATAA